Proteins encoded in a region of the Populus nigra chromosome 3, ddPopNigr1.1, whole genome shotgun sequence genome:
- the LOC133688262 gene encoding probable LRR receptor-like serine/threonine-protein kinase At1g56140, with translation MELQLGLSLPTYNFIENFDLNNGGFEPKDQMLGSKPWISCEDGNYLDNKRSFEVAFEKNIKDASQELPLLLWSGQPNDEDDWNGEKKISRSINKDDEEENQVVGWPPIKSWRKKVLHHQHQAGHVVNSTRMATAGNNEYGTGSNSKYVKVKMEGVAITRKIDLRLYNSYQTLTKSLISMFAKCKNLEKDAARYSLTYQDKDGDWLVAGDVPWQTFMESVQRLKIVRNAVLQPASPSLTLPSCVCFVMGVLSFFFFVFLVSQVGFGQQTTDPKEVDALNKLIDYWNLRDRLNITDDPCIQNATWANEIANPRVACDCSGNTCHITHLKIYALDISGEIPSELFVLKELMDLNLGQNVLNGSIPAEIEQLSNMQYLSLGINNFTGPVPQELGNLTKLIILSFSSNNFVGPLPTSLGKLTSLQELYIDSSGVSGPIPQEFANLKSLQILWASDNQFTGKLPDFFGTLTELRTLRLQGTLLEGPIPNSFSALNKLEDLRIGDLSGEDSSLEFLQNQKTLSILILRNCLLSGKIPDQLGEFSKLQELDLSFNKLTGQIPESFQDLVSLQYLYLGSNNLNGQLPANILGPNIIAIDVSFNPLSGSLPQNFAKAGLSMNVVGTSIDANNLQDKKASGMLQCLQADFKCSNKVPSKSFSVKCGGTGQTSASGVEYEGDFESMGSASLYTSSENLWAVSNTGNFISNPNGPQYIAQTGSQITGTLDSELYKTARISPSSLRYYGLGLKNGIYSVELHFAEIGMVDSHSWKGLGRRIFDVYIQGERVLKDFNIKEAAGGSKKALIKAFEANVTNTIMDIHFFWAGKGTCCIPYQSTYGPLVSAIHVSRASDAAGSSKRDKKRIGKLIGISVACVAGLVIISSVFYLWWIKEDSPKHKRIYTDSPRK, from the exons ATGGAGCTTCAACTAGGTCTTTCCCTTCCAACCTacaattttattgaaaacttTGACCTGAACAATGGTGGGTTTGAGCCCAAAGATCAGATGCTTGGTTCGAAACCATGGATCAGCTGTGAAGATGGTAATTACTTGGACAACAAACGTAGCTTTGAAGTAGCCtttgaaaagaatatcaaaGATGCATCTCAAGAATTGCCTTTACTTTTATGGAGTGGCCAACCAAATGATGAAGATGATTGGAATGGAGAGAAGAAAATCTCTCGTAGCATTAACAA GGATGATGAAGAGGAAAATCAAGTTGTGGGGTGGCCACCTATTAAGTCATGGAGGAAGAAGGTGCTTCATCACCAGCATCAAGCTGGTCATGTTGTGAATAGTACTAGAATGGCAACAGCTGGGAATAATGAATATGGTACTGGATCAAACTCCAAGTATGTCAAGGTGAAGATGGAAGGAGTAGCAATAACAAGAAAGATTGATTTAAGGCTCTACAACTCTTATCAGACACTCACAAAATCCTTGATCAGCATGTTTGCTAAAT GCAAAAACCTTGAAAAAGATGCTGCACGTTACAGTCTGACATACCAAGACAAAGATGGGGACTGGCTAGTTGCAGGAGATGTTCCATGGCA GACTTTCATGGAGTCTGTGCAGCGTTTGAAGATAGTAAGGAATGCTG TTTTGCAGCCAGCTAGTCCCTCTCTCACTCTCCCTTCCTGTGTGTGCTTTGTAATGGGGGTCTTgagcttctttttctttgtttttttggtgtCTCAGGTTGGTTTTGGACAGCAAACTACTGATCCTAAAGAAG TGGATGCTCTAAACAAATTGATAGATTACTGGAATTTGAGAGACAGGTTGAATATTACTGATGACCCCTGCATCCAGAATGCAACATGGGCTAATGAAATAGCAAATCCTAGAGTTGCTTGTGATTGCAGCGGCAACACCTGCCATATCACTCACCT GAAGATTTATGCTTTAGACATTTCTGGTGAGATACCAAGTGAACTGTTTGTCCTTAAGGAGCTGATGGActt GAATCTTGGTCAAAATGTACTAAATGGTTCCATCCCAGCAGAAATCGAACAGCTGTCGAATATGCAATACCT TAGCCTCGGCATCAACAACTTCACGGGTCCAGTGCCTCAAGAACTTGGAAATCTAACCAAGTTGATTATCCT AAGTTTTAGCTCGAACAATTTCGTTGGACCACTGCCTACATCCCTTGGAAAGTTGACCTCCTTGCAGGAGCT GTATATTGATAGCAGTGGAGTCAGTGGACCGATCCCGCAAGAATTTGCAAATCTGAAATCTCTTCAAATTCT CTGGGCATCTGATAACCAGTTCACCGGAAAGCTTCCAGACTTCTTTGGAACTCTGACAGAACTCAGGACCCT GCGGCTTCAAGGGACATTGCTTGAAGGTCCAATTCCAAACAGTTTTAGTGCTCTAAACAAGCTGGAAGACCT GAGAATCGGCGATCTTAGCGGTGAAGATTCTTCCCTTGAGTTCttgcaaaaccaaaaaactttGTCTATATT GATCTTGAGAAACTGTCTACTGTCAGGAAAAATTCCAGACCAACTGGGGGAATTTTCTAAGTTGCAAGAACT GGATTTGagtttcaacaaattaacaGGTCAAATTCCAGAATCATTTCAAGATTTAGTTTCGTTACAGTATCT GTATCTTGGAAGCAACAACTTGAATGGACAGCTCCCTGCAAATATCCTAGGTCCAAATATAATTGCAAT AGATGTCTCATTCAATCCCCTTTCTGGAAGTTTGCCACAAAACTTTGCCAAGGCTGGATTATCGAT gaaTGTTGTCGGAACTTCCATTGATGCAAACAATTTACAGGACAA GAAGGCTTCTGGGATGTTGCAGTGCCTCCAAGCTGATTTCAAGTGCAGCAACAAAGTTCCATCAA AATCATTTTCTGTCAAATGTGGAGGCACAGGCCAAACGTCTGCATCTGGGGTTGAATATGAAGGTGATTTTGAGTCAATGGGATCTGCTTCACTATACACAAGCTCAGAAAATCTATGGGCGGTAAGCAATACTGGAAATTTCATTTCGAACCCAAACGGACCCCAATACATAGCACAGACAGGCTCTCAGATCACAGGAACTTTGGACTCTGAGCTATATAAGACAGCAAGGATTTCGCCGAGCTCGTTGAGGTACTATGGCCTTGGTCTAAAGAATGGCATATACAGTGTTGAGCTTCACTTTGCAGAGATAGGAATGGTTGACTCTCACTCTTGGAAAGGTCTCGGAAGGCGCATATTCGACGTTTACATTCAG GGAGAGAGAGTTCTCAAGGACTTCAACATAAAAGAAGCAGCTGGTGGATCCAAGAAAGCCTTGATTAAAGCATTTGAAGCAAACGTGACAAACACAATCATGGACATTCACTTCTTTTGGGCTGGTAAAGGCACTTGCTGCATTCCATATCAATCCACATATGGACCTTTAGTATCAGCCATTCATGTTTCTCGAG CATCTGATGCTGCCGGCTCTTCCAAAAGGGACAAGAAACGTATAGGAAAACTCATCGGGATATCAGTGGCATGCGTAGCTGGGCTTGTGATCATCTCTTCTGTATTTTATCTATGGTGGATAAAGGAGGATTCACCTAAGCACAAGAGAATTTACACAGATTCACCCAGGAAATGA
- the LOC133689027 gene encoding putative clathrin assembly protein At2g25430: MAPSTIRKAIGTVKDQTSISIAKVASNMAPELEVAIVKATSHDDEPPNQKYIQEILSLTSSSRGYVNACVSLVSRRLGKTRDWIVALKALMVIHRLLNEGDPVFQEEILYATRKGTRLLNMSDFRDEAHSSSWDHSAFIRTFAMYLDQRLELILFERKGGDGGGRVCGGSANGGEIERYDGGRGDFRSPQQQRGYEYSDQYNGEYNRGESGYGMPRRTRSYGDMSEMGGREGREEKKTVTPLREMKPERIFGKMGHLQRLLDRFLSCRPTGLAKNNRMILIALYPVVKESFKLYADICEVLAVLLDKFFDMEYPDCVKAFDAYASAAKQIDELIALYNWCKDTGVARSSEYPEVQRITGKLLETLEEFLRDRSKRPKSPERREEAPPVPQEEEPVPDMNEIKALPPPENYTPPPPEPEPKPQQPQFAEDLVNLRDDAVTADDQGNRFALALFAGPPANNGNGSWEAFPSNGEPQLTSAWQTPAAEPGKADWELALVETASNLSKQKATLGGGFDSLLLNGMYDQGMVRQHVGTAQLSGGSASSVALPGSGKSTTPVLALPAPDGTVQAVNQDPFAASLSVPPPSYVQMADMEKKQNLLVQEQVTWQQYAREGMQGQASLVKISGTGHYNGGPTPMMPYGMPPVNGMGLPPAGYYHAPY, encoded by the coding sequence ATGGCGCCGAGCACGATTCGAAAAGCGATCGGGACCGTTAAAGATCAAACAAGCATTAGTATAGCCAAAGTAGCGAGTAATATGGCGCCGGAGCTTGAAGTAGCAATTGTGAAAGCAACGAGCCACGACGATGAACCGCCAAATCAGAAGTATATTCAGGAGATATTGAGTTTGACATCGTCTTCTCGGGGTTATGTGAATGCGTGTGTATCTTTGGTTTCGAGAAGATTAGGGAAAACGCGGGATTGGATCGTGGCGTTGAAAGCATTGATGGTCATCCATAGGTTGTTGAATGAAGGAGATCCGGTGTTTCAAGAGGAGATTTTGTATGCTACGAGGAAAGGAACTAGGTTGTTGAATATGAGTGATTTTAGAGATGAAGCACATTCAAGTTCCTGGGATCATTCCGCTTTTATTAGGACTTTCGCCATGTATTTGGATCAAAGACTTGAACTGATCTTgtttgaaagaaaaggaggtGATGGTGGTGGCCGTGTCTGTGGGGGGAGTGCTAATGGTGGTGAAATTGAGAGGTATGATGGAGGAAGGGGTGATTTTAGGTCGCCGCAGCAGCAGAGAGGTTATGAGTATAGTGATCAGTATAATGGGGAGTATAATAGAGGGGAGAGTGGGTATGGGATGCCGAGGAGGACGAGGTCTTATGGGGATATGAGTGAGATGGGGGGAAGAGAAGGCagggaagagaagaagacaGTGACGCCGCTGAGGGAAATGAAGCCAGAGAGGATTTTTGGGAAGATGGGACATTTGCAGAGGTTGTTGGATAGGTTCTTGTCGTGTAGGCCGACAGGGTTGGCGAAGAATAATAGGATGATATTGATTGCCTTGTATCCTGTTGTGAAAGAGAGTTTTAAGTTGTATGCTGATATATGTGAGGTTTTGGCTGTTTTGCTTGATAAATTTTTCGATATGGAGTATCCTGACTGTGTGAAGGCATTTGATGCTTATGCTAGTGCGGCGAAGCAGATTGATGAGTTGATTGCGCTATATAATTGGTGTAAGGATACTGGTGTTGCTAGATCGTCTGAATACCCCGAAGTGCAGAGGATTACGGGTAAATTGTTGGAGACTTTGGAGGAGTTTTTGAGGGATAGGTCTAAGAGACCTAAAAGTCCAGAGAGGAGAGAGGAGGCACCTCCTGTGCCTCAAGAGGAGGAGCCTGTGCCTGATATGAATGAAATTAAGGCCCTGCCTCCACCGGAGAATTACACTCCTCCACCTCCCGAGCCAGAGCCCAAGCCTCAGCAGCCACAATTTGCCGAGGATTTGGTGAATTTGAGGGACGACGCTGTCACGGCTGACGATCAAGGGAATAGGTTCGCTTTGGCTTTGTTTGCTGGTCCGCCTGCCAATAATGGGAATGGATCGTGGGAAGCATTCCCATCTAATGGAGAACCGCAATTGACCTCAGCTTGGCAGACTCCAGCCGCTGAACCTGGCAAGGCAGATTGGGAATTGGCATTGGTTGAGACAGCTAGTAATTTATCGAAGCAGAAAGCAACTTTGGGTGGTGGGTTTGATTCATTGTTGTTAAATGGAATGTATGATCAGGGAATGGTGAGGCAACATGTTGGCACTGCTCAATTAAGTGGAGGTAGTGCTAGTAGTGTGGCGTTGCCAGGGTCTGGAAAGAGTACAACGCCTGTTTTAGCTCTTCCTGCTCCAGATGGAACAGTCCAGGCTGTTAATCAGGACCCTTTTGCCGCATCTTTGAGCGTTCCACCTCCTTCATATGTCCAAATGGCTGATATGGAGAAGAAACAAAACTTGCTTGTTCAGGAGCAGGTGACATGGCAACAATATGCCAGGGAGGGGATGCAAGGCCAAGCTAGTTTGGTCAAGATCAGTGGTACTGGTCACTACAATGGAGGTCCTACGCCAATGATGCCTTATGGGATGCCACCTGTCAATGGAATGGGGCTACCACCGGCCGGGTATTACCATGCTCCCTACTGA